The genomic segment TGCGGGCCATCCGGCAGGTGGTTTGCCCGGAGGCACCGAGAAGCGTCGAGAACCACGTCCTGCGATCCGGGGCGATCGTCGGGTAGGTCGCTGCCTCCGACGGCACGCGGGTCGCTTCGAGAAGAAACGGCTTCGGGTGGGTCGCTGTCTCCGACAGCGACGGTGACGGCACGCGGGCCGCTTCGAGAAGAAACGGATAACGACACCCGAGGTGCGATCCCCGACGGTCGGAGACAGCCGGCCGGCCGAAAATGGTCCGGCTCGTGGCACTCCAGGGGTGTCGAGAATCGCGTCACGCCATCCCAGAAAACGGCGTTATCGGGTGGGTCGCCGTCTCTGACAGCGACAGGGACGGTGGGCGGGCCGCTTCGAGAAGAACCGTGTTGCGACACCCGAGGTGCGATGACCGACTCTCGGAGCGAGTCGGTCACCCGAAAAACGGCCCGCCTGGTGCCACTCCAGGGGGCGAGAATGACTCCGACGGCACCGCACCCGTTCAGCGTCGCGCTTTGGCGGTGTGGTGGCCGTTGGGCGCGCCGTTGCGCCCCTTGTTGGGGTGCCCGCCGCGGCCGTTGGTGGGGGCCTCCGGCGCGGACTGGCGGGCCGGGTGCTCCGGGCTCGGGGCCGGCTGCGCCGGGGGCTCGTGGTCCTCGACGCGGAACCGTCCGACCATGTTCTGGAGCTCGGCGGCCATGCGGCGCAGCTCGGCGGCGGCGTCGCGGGTGCTGTTGGCCCCGGCGGTGGTGTCCTGGGCCGCCTGGGCCACGGACGTCACGTTCTGGGCGATCTCGGACGACCCGCGGGCCGCTTCGGACACGTTGCGGCTGATCTCGGCGGTGGTGGCGGTCTGCTCCTCGACGGCGGCGGCGATGGCGCCGGAGATGTCGTTGATCTGGTTGACGATGTCGGTGATCTCGCGGATCGCGGCGACGGCGCTGCCGGTGTCGGCCTGGATGGCGGCGATCTTCTCGCCGATCTCCTCGGTCGCCTTGGCGGTCTCCTTGGCCAGCTCCTTGACCTCGTTGGCCACCACGGCGAACCCCTTGCCGGCCTCGCCGGCGCGGGCCGCCTCGATGGTGGCGTTGAGGGCCAGCAGGTTGGTCTGCTGGGCGATCGAGGTGATCACCTTGACCACCTGGCCGATCTCGGCGCTGGACGTGCCGAGCTTGGCAATGGTGGCGTTGGTGTGCTGGGCGACGGTGGCGGCGCTGGTGGCGATCCGGGCCCCGTCGCTGGCGTTCTTGGCGATCTCCTTGATGCTGGCGCCCATTTCCTCGACGGCGGCGGCGACCGTTTGGACGCTCTGGCTCACCTGCTCGGCGGCGGCCGACACGGTGCCGGCCTGGGCCGCGGTTTCCTCAGAATTGGCGCCCATCTGGTGGCTCACGGCGGCGAGCTGCTCGGAAGCCCCGGTGAGGGCGTTGGCGGTCCCGGCGATGCCGCGGACCCGGTCCCGGAGGTCGCCGAGGAACCCGCTGAGCCCGTCGCCCATGCGGCCGATGGAGTCGGCGCCGGTGACGGTGACGGGGCGGGTCAGGTCCCCGTCGGCGGCCGCGTCCACCGCCGACAGCATCGCGTCCACCTTCACGCGCAACTCTTCGGCGTCCTTCTGGCCCTGGAGTTCCATTTTCTTGGAGGCGGTGATGTCGGTGGCGAACTTGACCACCTTGAAGATCTTGCCGTGGAGATCGGGGATGGGGGTGTAGGCGCCACGGATCCACACCTCCTTGCCGCCCTTGGCGAGGCGGCGGAAGTCGGCGGTCACGGTCTCGCCGCGGTTGAGCCGGGTCCAGAACTCGCGGTACTCGGGCGTGGCGGCGTGGGCCGGGTCCACGAACAGGCGGTGGTGCTGGCCCTGGATCTCGGCCAGGGTGTAGCCCAGGGCGGCGAGGAAGTTGTCGTTGGCGGTGACGATGGTGCCGTCGGGCTTGAACTCGACCACCGCCTGGGTCTTGTCGATGGCGGCCAGTTGGGTGGCCCGGTCGGCCATGAGGGCTTCGCTGGCGAGCCGCTGGGTGATGACCTCCCAGTTCACCATCAGCCCGAGGTACGTCTTGTTCTCGTCGTAGATGGGGCTGATGCTCAGGTCGAGGGTCTCGTCACCGAGGCGGATGTTGGCGCGGTGGGGCAGGTTGGCCGGGTCGGCGAGCAGCTTGCGTTGCATCTCGGGGCGCTTGTGGAACACGTCGATGGATTGCCCGACGACGTCCTCGGGCTTGACCGGGAGGAGCTTGGCGATGGTCCTGAGGGCCTTGAGCGAGGCGGCGTTGATGTACCGGATCTTCAGCTCGCGGTCGGCGAACATGATGGCGACCGGCGACTGTTCGACGATGCTGCTCAGGCGCGCGGCCTCGGTCCGCTGGCGGCCGACGGCGTCCCAGTCTACCTGCTTGAGATGGAGTGCGGTTTCGATGCCGGTGACGGTGGCGTTGAGGGCGGCCGCGAGCTGCCCGACCTCGTCGCGGCCGGTCCCGGCGTGGGTGCTCAGGTCGCCCCGGGCCACGTTCTGAAGGACCGAAACGGTCTCGTGGAGCGGCCGGGTGACCGAGCGGGTGATCAGGAGACCGAACAGGACGGCGATCAGGACGGCGCCCACCGAGATCCCGATCAGCGCGTCACGCGCTCCCGCGTATGTCCGCCGCCCGTTTTCCAGCTCCTCCTGGGCCACCGTTTCTTGGATGCCGACCAGCTCGTTCAGATCGGCGATCACGGGCTCCGCGGCGCTCGCGCTGGCCTCGATCCGCGCGGCGGCCCCGAGCGGGTCGCCGGACCGGGCGGCCGCAACGGCGGCGTCGTGGTCCCTCTTCCACTTCTCGTAACGGCCGACGCACCGCTGCCACACCATCTTTTCCGTCTCGACCATCGGCAGGTTTTCGTAGATCGACTTCCCGTCCTGGTAGTGTTTGTGCTGGTCCGCCAGGTCCGCGAGGATCGCGGCCTGGGCCTTCTCGTCCCCCTTCCGGGTGGCGGCGACGAGCGCCTGTTCGCTCCGGATGGCGGTGTATATAGACGCACGCATTTTCGTCAAGTTGATAACTGATGGAACCAGGTTATTGTTAGCGTTTTCGAGGAGATTGTTAGACATTGATATTGACCGGATGCCAATGTAGCCGACGAGCGCCGAGAGCAGCGCGACGAGGGCGAACGCGCCGATGAGGCGCGGGGCGAGGCGGATGGTCCGGATCCGTGAAACGAGTGCGCCAGTCATGGGGCAGCTCTCCGAGCAAGGGGTTAAGGGGCTGTGGGTCAACCGTCAGAGCGCGAGCAGGCGGTCGGTGTCGAGGAGCAGGAGGAGCCGGGCGTCGAGCTTGAACGCGCCGCGGATCAGGTCCCGGCACCGGCCGGTGAGGGTGTCCGGGGGGGGCTCGAACGCGTCGGCCCCGACCTCGATGACGTCCCCGATCTCGTCCACGAGGAGGCTGTACAGGTCGGCCCCGGCCCGCACCACCACGTTGGTGGGCCGGGCCCCGGGCGGGGCCGGGGGCAGGTCCAGGGGCTGCCGCAGGTCCAGCGCGGTGACGATCTGGCCCCGCAGGTTGATGAGCCCGCGGACGAGCGGCGGGGCCAGCGGCACGGCCGTCATCTCCTGGTGCCGGATCACCTCCTGGACCCGCCCCACGGGCACCCCGAAGTGGTGCCCGGCGAGCGTGAACGTGCACAACTGGCCGCGGGTCGCGGCGGGTCCTTCGGTACTCATACGGGCACCCCCTCGGCGCATTCGGGTACGACCGCGCGGACGATCTCCGGCAGGTCCAGCATGTCGGTCACCTTGCCCTGGACCACCCCGGACCCGAGCACCCCGCGGCGCCGCGACGGGGCCGTCAGCTCCGGGGCCGCCTCCGCGACGTCGTAGATCGCGTCCACCACCAGGCCCACCTGGCGCCCGCCCGCGGCGTACACGATCACCTGGAGCAGGGCGTCCGGGCCGGGCGCCGGGCCGGCCCAGCCGAGCACCTCGCCCAGGCGCACCAGGGGCATGATCCGGTCCCGGTACTGGATCACCTCCTGCCCGTCGGCCAGTTCCACGGCCCCCGCCGGGACCTCCTCGAGCCGGGACACCAGGTCCAGGGGGATGGCCACCCGGCGCGGCCCGGCGGCGGCCAGGAGCAGGTGCCGGGCCGGGGCCCCGGGGCCCCGGGGCGGCCCGCGGGTCGTCCGCCGGGGGCCGCGGGTCCCGGCCCCCGGACAGCACCGCGGACTCCTTGGCGAGCCCGAGCAGGTCCAGGATCAGGGCCACCTTGCCGTCCCCCATGATCGTGGCCCCGGCGAACACGGGGACCCCCTTGAGGGGCCGGGCCAGGGGCTTGACCACGATCTCCTCGGTGTCGTGGACCCCGTCCACGACCAGCCCGAACGGGCGCTGGTCCGCCTGGACCACGACGATGTTGACCTCGTCCCGGTCCGCCGCCGGGTCCCGGCCCAGGAGCTTGTGGCCCAGGTCCACGAGCGGGAGCAGCCGGTCCCGGAGCCGGTACACGGGGGCCGCGTGGACCGCCTCGAGCCCGCGCCGGGCCGCGTCCCCGCTGAGCCGCACGAGCTCGAGCAGGTTCACCTGGGGGATGCAGTACCGCTCGCCCCCGGTGGTGACGATCAGGGCCGGGATGATGGCCAGGGTGAGCGGGATCTTGATCCGCACGGTGGTCCCGTGGCCGAACCGGCTCTGCAGGTCCACGGTGCCCCCGATCTTCTCGATGTTGGTGCGGACCACGTCCATGCCGACGCCCCGGCCGGAGATGTTGCTCACCTTCTCGGCGGTGGAGAACCCGGGGAGGAACAGGAGCTGGGTGATCTCGCGCTCGGTGAGCCGGGCGGCGGCGGCGGGGTCGATGAGGCCCCGCTCCAGGGCCTTGGCCCGGACCCGCTCGGGGTCCACCCCGCGGCCGTCGTCGGTCACGTCGATGTTCACCTGGCCGCCCTCGTGGAACGCGCGCAGGGCGAGCCGCCCCTCGGGGGCCTTGCCGGCCGCGTGCCGGGCCCCCGGGGCCTCGATCCCGTGGTCGATGGCGTTGCGGACCACGTGGGTGAGGGGGTCCTTGATGGCCTCGATGATGGTGCGGTCCAGTTCGGTGTCCTGGCCCTCCATGTCCAGGCGCACGTGCTTGCCGCACTGGGCGGCCAGGTCGCGGACCACGCGGGGGAGCCGGTTCCAGACGGTGGCGATGGGCTGCATGCGGGTCTTCATGACCCCTTCCTGGAGCTCGCTGGTGATCAGGTTCAGGCGCTGGGTGGTGCGGGCCAGGGCCGGCTCCTTGCGGACCGCGGCGTGCTGGAGGATCTGGTTGCGGGCCAGGACCAACTCGCCCACGAGGGTCATGAGCCGGTCCAGGAGCGCGATCCCGATGCGCACGTTGCCCTCGGCCCCGTCGGGCCCCGGGTCCCGGGCGGGGGCCGGTTCGGGGCGCGGGGCCGGTGCGGGGGCGGTTTCGGCGCCGGGCGCGGGTCGGGTGGGCGTGGGTCGGCTCCTCGGGGGCCGGCGCGGCGGGGGGCCGGTGCGGGCGCCGGTTCGGGGGCCGCGGCGGCCGGGTGCGCCGCGGGGGCCGCGGCGGGGGCCGGCTCGGGCGCGTGTTCGCAGGGGGCCGCGGGCGGTTCGGCGAGCCGGGTCAGTGTGGCGACGAGGGCGGCGTAGTCGCCGGTGCCCTCCGCGCCGGTCCGGGCGATGTGGTTGAGCATGCCGCGGACCGCGTCGACGAGGGCCAGCAGGGCGGTGGCGCTCTCGGGGGTGAGGAGCAGCTCGCCGTCCCGGAGCCGGGACAGCAGGTTCTCGCCCACGTGGGTGACCGCTTCGAGGGCGCCGAACCCGAAGAACCCGCACGTGCCCTTGATCGTGTGGATGGTGCGGAACACGCTGCTGAGCCGGGCCCGGTCCGTGGGGCACTGCTCCAGGGCCACGAAGTCCCGGTCCAACTGGTCCAGGTTCTCCGCGCTCTCCGCCAGGAAGTCGATGAGCTGCGGGTCGAGTTCGGGCATTTTCGCCTCTCAGTCACGCACCCGGTGGTGCGTTCGCGTCTTCTCCGGAGTACGAGGCTCCGGACGAGTCGGAGCGATACGGCTCAACCGGAGCCGCACTCCCGAGAAATGGCACGCCGCCAGCGGGGGCGCATCTGTCCGTTCAACCCCCATCCGCTCTCGCGGGTCGTTCTGTTTCAAACGTAAAGATCGTGAGCCCTAGGCAAACATTGCACACGGTTGCGACGGGCCAATAAATTCGTCCGAGTTCATCTAACGGGCAGAGAAAACCGGTCAGAGAATGAACGGGAGCGGAAGACAGGAGAATAGGATTGAGGTGAGAGCCAAAAACCGGAACTAATTTTGTATTTGCGACGGTTCAATTCTACTGTGCTGCGATTATCTAGATTGATAGATCAAGAAAATATTCTTTTGTTTGGCCGCGCTCTCTGGGCCGTGTCGGGGGGGGCGGGAGGGCGTCGTTTCGCTGAGCGACCGGGTGTCGCGCACCCCCGCCGCGCGATCCCGCGGGGGACGCCGGGCTGCGGACTGCGGTACCCGCCCATCGGTCGCGTGGCCCGGGTACACGCCCCCGGTGCTGATGTTTGAGCAGAAGCATTGAGACGTGGTGAGCGCTCGGCCGACGACGTTCCGCTCTCGTCCCTTCGCTACGGGACCGGCACACGTGGTCGTGACACCGGTCTCGATCGAGTGTATCGCTCCGTGTGGGCAGGACTGGTGAAGGTGCCCACACAGCGGTTCGTTCGTATTCGTTACCCCGCCAGGGTGGCGGTGCGGGTGAGGGACGTGAGCTCGACCCACACAAATGGCGGCTCGCGCCGGACCCGGACGATTAACCCGTCCGTCGGCTCGGCGCCGGGCAGCGCGATCCGCACTCGCAACCCCTCCACCACGTCCAACCGATCCGCTTCGTCCGCCGACACGCGCACGCGGGTGACACCCGTGCTCGTGGTGAAGTACGCGTACACGACCTCGCCGCCCCACGTAACCGGACCCGTCCCGCGCATGACCGTTCCCCTCGCCCTGTGATGACCGATGGAGAGGTTCGCACGGCGGGTGCCGGCGATCAACAACCGAGGTCGTGATCCGGGGCGCCCGTCGGCGCGCCGGCCCGCGCGGCCCCTACCACTATCCCGGTCGGCCCGACCGCTACGGCCCGGACCGCGGGTTAGTAGAGCTAGCTAATGGACAACAGTGCGATAGTCGCGCGCGGTTCGCACCATTTGACCCATAACGGCTCGAAATTTGGGCCGGCACGGCGTGCCTCGCACATGCGCCCCGCGCGCCTTTTCTCCGAGTGGCCTCCCCGCGCTCAGCACGCGAGTGACCCCCACCCGCCACCGGCGCCGGTGCTCCCGCCCCCCGCTTGGGCACCGCCGGCGCAACCGGTGTGAACACCGCTGCTCGGGTGGCTGGGCCCGCAGGCGGGGCCGCTTTCCGGACCGCCCGACCCGCAGATGCCGGTGCCCACCGAACGGCTCGTGCCGCACGTCCACAGGCTGTGCGTTCCGCAGTTATTGGTGTCCACGCCCCCGCACACGCCGGTGTGGACCGAACCGCTCGAAGCGCACGTCCACAGACTGCCCCAGGCCCCGGACCCGCCCGTGCTGCCCGAGCCACAGGCGCCGGTGTGGACCGACCAGACCGTGTTGCAGGTCCAATCGCTTCCCGCCCCACAGTGGCCGTGGGTGTCCGTACCGCCGCCACACGCCGGGTGACCGCCGGTGTCGCACGACCGGGTTTCCCCGAAGTTGTAACCGACGAGGGCCGTGCTCCCGACCACAACGCCGCTGATGACGTCCCCGTTCGCGGTCCCGTCGGTCGGGGTACCGGGCGCGGTGGCGCCCTGGGTGTAACCGGCCGGTGGGGCCTCGGTGATCGTGTACGTACCGGCGATCAGGTCGGTGAATTCGTACCGGCCGGAGGAGTCCGTGGTCGCGGTCCGCGTGCCGCCGGGGCCGGTCAGGGTGATCGTCACACCCGCGATGCCGGAATCGCCGTTATCGAACACGCCGTCCTTGTTGCAGTCGAAGTAGACCACGCCGGAGAGGGACCCGGTCGGCGTCGTGCAGGGCGGCGGGGGGACCGGGGGCGGCGGCGAAACCGGCGGCGGGGTCGGGGTCAGTTCCGCGAAGTTGTTGTCGGTCCCGTTCACCGACTGCCCGAGGAAGATGCCGCTGATCTGGTCGTGGCCGGCCGTGCCGTAGCCCTGCGTGCCGACCGCGTCTTTTCCGTCGATGTACCCGCTCGGCGGGGTCTCCGTGATCGTGTACGAGCCGACGTCCAGGTTCGTGAATGAGTACAGTCCGCTGGCGTTGGTCGTGGTAGTCAGGCTCACCGTGGTGTTGTCTTCGAGTGTGCCCGTCAGTGTGACGGTCACCCCGCTGAGGGGCGTTTCACCCGAATCGAACACGCCGCTGTCGTTCGCATCGACGTACACGTAACCGCTGAGGCTGGAGGGCGCGAACAGGGCCGGCACGTCCCGGCGCTGCAACTGCTCGACGGTCGGACGGAAGTGCCGGGGGCGGGAGGCCGCGGCGGGGCGGGGTGCGAGGTTCCAGCGGCGGGCGAAGCGGTTGAGCCAGGTCACGGGCGAAGTCTCCGGTCGAGCAGTAAATGAGCCGTACGGCGTGCGCGCCGGCACGGGCACGGCACCGCCGTAATCGGGTCCAGGGGGGAACGGTCGCACACCAGAAGCGATTGACGTTCCGGACGCGGAGAAGAAATGGAAAAGGCGAAAACATAGAGCAGAAAACGCGGGTGTCAAATTTTCTGCTCGGATTTTCTGTTCGCGTTTCGCAACAAGTGTGTTTAGCCGGTTAACGGCGCGCGTCGCGTCGCGTCGCGAACTCGCGGACCCGGTTGGTCGGAACTCCAGCCCGCTCAGTGCTCTTGTCGGATCTGAATTGCCCGGTCCAAGCAGACTCCTCATCCACCGCAACCGTGTGGATGCGTGCGGGTGCCGGTCCAGTCAGAAACCACGACGGGCCCGTGTCACTCGGTTCCGGAGGACCGGGTCACATGGACCCGTGCGAGCGAGCAACAGTAGCCCGGGGACCAGTCCAGCGTCTCTTTTTCGGCCGGGTCGACCAGCGCGCGGACGACATCCTTGTACTGCGTCGCGTAGTTGCCGTGGAAGAAGATGAGTTGAATGTGCCCGTCTGTACCGAGGTGGAACCGCAGGCTGTACGGTCGGAGCAGGGCGACCCGCCGATCGCGTGTCTGGCGTTCGGCCCACCAGTGGCCGCTCGCGTGGGCGGACTCTTCGACGCGGGCCATGAGCCCGTCGATCAGGAAGCGGAACTCGCGGATGCTGTCGCCGTCCACGACCACGGTGGGCACGGGCGGGATCTGGCCCCGCGCGCGGAAACCGGGTAGCCGCCGGCTCGCGTTCCAAGCCGCGATCCACTCGTTGAGCCGCGAACTCCACTCCGGCTTGTCGTAACCGGTCTGCACCACGATCACGGGCTGGCTACTGATGAGAGCCGTTTCGAGAAGTGCGTCGAACCCGTCCGCATCGACGTAGTCCACGCGCGTGACCTGCGGCTGCAATGGGTCGGACGCGCCAGCGGCGGATGTCGTACTCCGGTCTGGTTTTGCGGTTTTGCAACCGACCGCGATCGCGAGGCAAAGGCCAACGAACACGCCGAGCGGAGACAGAGCGGGTTTCATGGCAAGTCCCCGACGCCTGCTCAACGCAGGTACCCCCAGCGTCGGGCCTCTTCAGGAGTCCGGGCCAGACATACCCCCACGGAACGGAGTCTCGAGTCGTAACGCCGGCCGCCATCAAGCCGCGGACCGGGTTGGCCACGGCCTTTGGCGCGAGGACTTGCAACCTTCGGACTCAAGAGTCCATTCCACCGCGCTGGTACCACAAATCCGGCGCGTTTACCAGAGCCGTTTTTGACGCAGAGGCTGGAATTTGTGCACAGAGCGGGGTAGGGGCAGCGTGTGCCCGCTGCCAGGACAGAAAGAGCCACAGATGACGCAGACAGCGCAGATCAGAGAAGAAAATTGAAACGTTCTTGCTCGATGCGGCTCGCGGTACGTCGGCCCTGCCGGTCGGTCCGGAGGACCGGGCTTCCTGAGTCCCGACTAACGGCTGGGGTTGGGGGCACCGCATGAAGAACGGAATGAATTGCTGCGCCCGCTCGACCTGTCAGGTGCAAGGCGAACGGCGCGGCGTGAGCCCGCTGGTGCAATGCGCCGCGAGGCGCATACGCGGTTTGTCGTGATAGGGGCCGGATGTCGATTGCCCCGGCCGGTGGTTTGAGTTGTGTTGCACCGGCGGGCTCACGCCGCGCCGCTCGACGGAACGGGCGTCACGCAGCGGCGAGTTCGGGTACGCGTTCGACCGGTGCGGGGCCGGCCGGCTTGCGGGTCGACGCCTCGACGTAGCGATCGATGATCTCGCGCGGCGGCCCCTGCGCGACGATCCGCCCGTGCTGCATCCAGACCACGCGCGTACACATGTTGGCGATGGTCTTCAGGTCGTGCGCGACGATCACCATGAGCCGGGAGGTGTTCATCAGCTCCCGCATCCGCGCCTGGGCCTTGCTCGTGAAGGCGAGGTCGCCGACCGCGAGGATCTCGTCGACCAGCAGCACCTCGGGGTTGATGGCGGTGGCGATGGAGAACGCCAGACGCATCTGCATACCGGCGGAATAGTTCCGCACGGCGATGTTCAGGAAGTCGCCCAGTTCGGAGAACGCGGCGATCTCCTCCAGCTTGCTCCGCACGCTGCGCGACGATTCGCCCTGGAGGTAGGCGCGGTAGCGGATGTTGTCCCAGCCGGTCGCCTCGAACTCGAAGCCGAGGGTGATGTCGAACAGCGAGCAGATTTTGCCCTCGACCGTGCATGTACCGGCGGTCGGCGGGTACACGCCGGCGAGCGTCTTCAGGAGCGTACTCTTGCCGGCCCCGTTGTGGCCGATCACGCCGATCCGCTCCCCGTCGCGCGCGGACAGGTTGATGCCCTCCAGCGCGCGGACCCGCATCATCGGGTTCGCGGCCCGGCGGAAGAGCCCGCGGATCATGTACTCCTTGAAACTGACCCGCTTCTGCTGGTGAACGTTGAACGTGACGCCGACGTTACGGAGTTCGATTTTCGCCATGAACGCGAGTCTCGGGTGGGTGGACCGCCGCGAACCCGGGCCGGGGTCGGATTCGCGGCGCGGAACACTACCGCTCGGCGTTGCGGAGTGCTAGCTCAATTCCGGGCTTTCGCACGTTCGCGCAGCGGCGGGGATTTGGGGTTTCGTCATTGGCGGGGCGTTGCTAGAAGCCGTCCGGAAGTGATGCGCCGCCAGAGCGACCTCTCGTTCGAGGTTACGGATGCTGCACCAAATAACCGCGATCTGGAAGTTCCGAAGTTTCCTGATGGCGCTCGTCCAGCTCGACTTCCGGCTGCGGTACAAGCGGTCGTGGCTCGGGGGCGGGTGGTCGCTGGTCCACCCGATCGCGATGGCCGCCGCGTACGTCATCGTGTTCAGCGGCGTACTCATGCAGTCGCCCGCGTCGTACGCCACAACGCTCCTGTTGCACCTGGCCGTCTGGGGGTTCTTTCGGGATTCGGCGGTGGGCGGGTGCCTGGCACTCATCTCCCACGAGTCCTACATCCGCCAGCACCCGCTGCCGTTCGGCCTGTACCCGCTGCGGTTCGTCATCGGGTACGCGATCCAGGCCCTGTTCGCGCTGGCGGTCGCGATCGCCGCGGTCATCATTGTGGACGGGAACCCGTCCAAGCTCGGGATGCTCTGGGCCGTGGTGCCCGCGCTCGGCATGGTGTTCGTCGCGGGCTGGGCGGTCGCGACGATCGTCTCGTTCGCACAGGTTCACTTCCACGACACCCAGCACCTGTTGGAGATCGGCGCGCAGGTTCTGTTCTTCCTGACCCCCATCGTTTATCCGCCCAGCCTGCTGGTGAACAAGGG from the Frigoriglobus tundricola genome contains:
- a CDS encoding ABC transporter ATP-binding protein encodes the protein MAKIELRNVGVTFNVHQQKRVSFKEYMIRGLFRRAANPMMRVRALEGINLSARDGERIGVIGHNGAGKSTLLKTLAGVYPPTAGTCTVEGKICSLFDITLGFEFEATGWDNIRYRAYLQGESSRSVRSKLEEIAAFSELGDFLNIAVRNYSAGMQMRLAFSIATAINPEVLLVDEILAVGDLAFTSKAQARMRELMNTSRLMVIVAHDLKTIANMCTRVVWMQHGRIVAQGPPREIIDRYVEASTRKPAGPAPVERVPELAAA
- a CDS encoding methyl-accepting chemotaxis protein, whose amino-acid sequence is MTGALVSRIRTIRLAPRLIGAFALVALLSALVGYIGIRSISMSNNLLENANNNLVPSVINLTKMRASIYTAIRSEQALVAATRKGDEKAQAAILADLADQHKHYQDGKSIYENLPMVETEKMVWQRCVGRYEKWKRDHDAAVAAARSGDPLGAAARIEASASAAEPVIADLNELVGIQETVAQEELENGRRTYAGARDALIGISVGAVLIAVLFGLLITRSVTRPLHETVSVLQNVARGDLSTHAGTGRDEVGQLAAALNATVTGIETALHLKQVDWDAVGRQRTEAARLSSIVEQSPVAIMFADRELKIRYINAASLKALRTIAKLLPVKPEDVVGQSIDVFHKRPEMQRKLLADPANLPHRANIRLGDETLDLSISPIYDENKTYLGLMVNWEVITQRLASEALMADRATQLAAIDKTQAVVEFKPDGTIVTANDNFLAALGYTLAEIQGQHHRLFVDPAHAATPEYREFWTRLNRGETVTADFRRLAKGGKEVWIRGAYTPIPDLHGKIFKVVKFATDITASKKMELQGQKDAEELRVKVDAMLSAVDAAADGDLTRPVTVTGADSIGRMGDGLSGFLGDLRDRVRGIAGTANALTGASEQLAAVSHQMGANSEETAAQAGTVSAAAEQVSQSVQTVAAAVEEMGASIKEIAKNASDGARIATSAATVAQHTNATIAKLGTSSAEIGQVVKVITSIAQQTNLLALNATIEAARAGEAGKGFAVVANEVKELAKETAKATEEIGEKIAAIQADTGSAVAAIREITDIVNQINDISGAIAAAVEEQTATTAEISRNVSEAARGSSEIAQNVTSVAQAAQDTTAGANSTRDAAAELRRMAAELQNMVGRFRVEDHEPPAQPAPSPEHPARQSAPEAPTNGRGGHPNKGRNGAPNGHHTAKARR
- a CDS encoding chemotaxis protein CheW, yielding MRRGGARMSTEGPAATRGQLCTFTLAGHHFGVPVGRVQEVIRHQEMTAVPLAPPLVRGLINLRGQIVTALDLRQPLDLPPAPPGARPTNVVVRAGADLYSLLVDEIGDVIEVGADAFEPPPDTLTGRCRDLIRGAFKLDARLLLLLDTDRLLAL
- a CDS encoding SdrD B-like domain-containing protein, encoding MTWLNRFARRWNLAPRPAAASRPRHFRPTVEQLQRRDVPALFAPSSLSGYVYVDANDSGVFDSGETPLSGVTVTLTGTLEDNTTVSLTTTTNASGLYSFTNLDVGSYTITETPPSGYIDGKDAVGTQGYGTAGHDQISGIFLGQSVNGTDNNFAELTPTPPPVSPPPPVPPPPCTTPTGSLSGVVYFDCNKDGVFDNGDSGIAGVTITLTGPGGTRTATTDSSGRYEFTDLIAGTYTITEAPPAGYTQGATAPGTPTDGTANGDVISGVVVGSTALVGYNFGETRSCDTGGHPACGGGTDTHGHCGAGSDWTCNTVWSVHTGACGSGSTGGSGAWGSLWTCASSGSVHTGVCGGVDTNNCGTHSLWTCGTSRSVGTGICGSGGPESGPACGPSHPSSGVHTGCAGGAQAGGGSTGAGGGWGSLAC
- a CDS encoding chemotaxis protein CheW yields the protein MAIPLDLVSRLEEVPAGAVELADGQEVIQYRDRIMPLVRLGEVLGWAGPAPGPDALLQVIVYAAGGRQVGLVVDAIYDVAEAAPELTAPSRRRGVLGSGVVQGKVTDMLDLPEIVRAVVPECAEGVPV
- a CDS encoding ABC transporter permease, whose product is MLHQITAIWKFRSFLMALVQLDFRLRYKRSWLGGGWSLVHPIAMAAAYVIVFSGVLMQSPASYATTLLLHLAVWGFFRDSAVGGCLALISHESYIRQHPLPFGLYPLRFVIGYAIQALFALAVAIAAVIIVDGNPSKLGMLWAVVPALGMVFVAGWAVATIVSFAQVHFHDTQHLLEIGAQVLFFLTPIVYPPSLLVNKGLGWMVRFNPLNLYLELVRYPLTTGELPQAKLYLYGVVCTGMLVGVAAATASRFQKRVVFHL
- a CDS encoding Hpt domain-containing protein, with product MPELDPQLIDFLAESAENLDQLDRDFVALEQCPTDRARLSSVFRTIHTIKGTCGFFGFGALEAVTHVGENLLSRLRDGELLLTPESATALLALVDAVRGMLNHIARTGAEGTGDYAALVATLTRLAEPPAAPCEHAPEPAPAAAPAAHPAAAAPEPAPAPAPRRAGPRGADPRPPDPRPAPKPPPHRPRAPNRPPPGTRGPTGPRATCASGSRSWTGS